The genomic stretch CCGCAGGGACGCCGCTCGGTGACCTCGGCCGGGTACCACTCCTGGTGGTCGGGGACCAGCGCGGGTACGACGCCGCCGGGCTCGGTGGCGAAGCACCAGTCGACCAGCACCACGCCGTGCGCGTCCGGCTCGATCAGCACGTGCGGCGGCAGCACCGCGCCGTGCACCACGCCGGCCCGGTGGGCCAGGCCGAGCGCGACCAGCAGCCGTCGCCACATCCAGGCCACGTCGCGGGCGTCCAGCCCGCCCGGGTACGCCCGCCGCACGTCGACCAGGCTGCGCAGGCCGGGTGCGGTGGCGAGCACGGTGACCTGGCGTTCCGCCCCGGTGGCGGGATCCCGGTGCGCGAACGTGTCGACCAGCCGGGGCACGTACGGCAGCCAGCGTGGGTCGCCATGGTCGGCGATCCGGCGCAACGCGCGCTGCTCGCGGATCATCAGGTCGTTGTCGCTGGCCTCGCGGGGCAGCTTGAGCAGCCGGTCCGCGCCGACGTCGTACAGGTCGGCGAGGTCCCCCGAGTGCGCCGGTGCGCCGCAGCGGTAGCCGTGCAGCACGGTCATCCGGCGGGCGCGCCAGCGGGTGGTGACCCGGACGAACGCCTCGGTGGCCTCGGCGCGTACGCCCGGGGCGGCCCGGTCCAGCCGGTCGGGGTGCAGGGCGGCGACCAACTCCCGGTAGCGGCGTTCCGGCGCGTCGGCGCCGAACAGGTCGTGGTCGTCGCGGGCGGCGGTGACCAGGTGGATCGCCTCGTCGGTCCTCATCGCACCGTCTCCTCCCGGGCGGGCCGCAGCAGCGCCGGGTGCAGCAGCCGGGCGTCGCCGGCCCGGTAGAGCCGGGCACGGGGGCCGCCCCGGCTGCCGCCGCGCTCGGTGTTGGCGCCGGTGCTCTCCACGAACCCGGGCACCGAGAGCACCTTGCGGTGGAAGTTGCCGGCGTGCAGCGGGTGACCCCAGACCGTCTCGTAGACGGCGCGCAGCTCGCCGATGGTGAACTCGGGTGCGAGGAAGCGGGTGGCCAGCGGCGTGTACTCCAGCTTGGAGCGGGCCCGCTCCAGCCCGTCGTCGACGATCCGGCGGTGGTCGAAGGCGAGTTCGCGGCCGGGCAGCTCGGCGACCGGCACCCAGTCGGCCTCGTCGGCGTCGGTGCCGGCGGTGGCGTCCGGCAAATCGGGGGCGAAGGCGAGGTGGGCGACGGAGACGATCCGCATCCGCGGGTCGCGCTCGGGTGCGCCGTAGCTGGCGAGCTGTTCCACGTGGACACGACGCAGGCGGTCCCCGCCGAGCCCGGTCTCCTCGGCCAGCTCCCGGCGGGCGGCGGTGGTCAGGTCCTCGTCCGGGCGGACGAAGCCGCCGGGCAGCGCCCAGTGTCCGGCGTACGGCGGCTCGGCGCGGCGGATCAGCAGCAGGTGCAGCGCGTTGTCCCGGATGGTCAGCGCGACCACGTCGGCGGTGACCGCCACGGCCGGGTAGGCACGCGGGTCGTAGGAGGCGAGGAAGTCCTGCTCGTTCACGTTCGATCACTCTCGCTCTGAGAACATCTCTATATGAGAACAACTTAGCGCGAAACAGAGGGCCGGGCAAGTGCCCGACCCCCACTCAGCGGATCGTGCCCACCAGATGCGGTCGACCTCGCTGGTCGTGCAGGGCGAAGTCCCACCCGGCCCCGGCCGCCGTGTCGCTGAACGCCACCGTGCCCGGCAACGGCACCGGCAGCTTGAACGCCACGTCGACCGTGTACGCCTCGGGCAGCCGGTTCTCCAGTGCCGCCAGGCAGCGGGCCTTGCTCCACATGCCGTGCGCGATCGGCCGGGGGAAGCCGAACAGCCGCGCGCCAAGCCGCGAGGTGTGGATCGGGTTGTGGTCGCCGGAGACCCGCGCGTAGTCCGTACCCACGCGGGGCTCGACCCGCCAGCGCGCGGACGCGGCCGGCGGCGCGGGACGGTCGCCCCGGTCGCGCCGCTCGCCGCCGCCCGGGGTACGCTGCCGCCCCAGGTACGTCGAGACGCCGCGCCAGACCTCATCCCCGTCCACCGAGCCGACGAGGACCACGTCGACCTGGCGCCCCCGGTCGTGCGGGCGCAGGTTCTCCGCCCACGTGGTGAAGTCCAGCCGGTCGGCCACGGTGACCGGCCGGTGCACGGTGATCCGGTTCGCCACGTGCACCACCCCGGTCAGCGGGATGGGGAACTCCGGCGCAGTGATCAGGCGCAGCGCCAGCGGGAAGCCCACGACGTGCGGGAAGGTCGCCGGCAGCCGGTCGGCGAGCCGGTACCCGCACACCCGGTCGTAGTCGGCCAACCGGTCCGGGTCCACGGCCACCTGATCGACGGCCAGCTCCACCGCCGGCACCTCGTCCGTCCGCTGCCCGCCGCGCCCCGGCATCGCACCCAACAGGGCCCGCCGGTACAGCGGCCCGGCGGCCGGCAGCGCGGGCAGCGTCACCCGCTCCCGTTGCGTGGCCATCACGCCCCCAGCAGGCTCTGGCCGCACACCCGGACCACGTTGCCGCTGACCGCGCCGGAAGCGGGCCAGGCCAGCCAGCCGATGGTCTCCGCCACGTCCACCGGCAGCCCGCCCTGGGATAGGCTGTTCATCCGGCGGCCCGCCTCGCGCAGCACCAGCGGGATCCGCGCGGTCAGCCGGGTCTCGATGAAGCCGGGCGCGACCGCGTTCACGCTGATCCCCCGGTCGCGCAGCGCCGGAGCCAGCGCGTCGACCAGCCCGATCACGCCGGCCTTGCTGGCGGCGTAGTTGGTCTGGCCCCGGTTGCCGGCGATCCCGGCGATCGAGGAGACGCCGACGATCCGCCCGCCGTCCGGGATCAGGCCTCGGTCCAGCAGCACGTCGTTGATCCGTTCCTGGCTGGACAGGTTGACGTCGATGACCTGGTTCCAGCGGTCGGCGTCCATCCGGCCCAGGGTCTTGTCCCGGGTGATGCCGGCGTTGTGCACCACCACGTCCACCCGGCCGTGCCGCTCGGCCAGGTGATCGGCGAGCCGGGCCGGCGCGTCGGCGGCGGTCAGGTCGAGTTGTACGGCGCTGCCGCCGATCTCGTTGGCGACGCCGGCCAGCGCGTCCCCGGCAGCCGGTACGTCCAGCGCCACCACGGTCGCCCCGTCCCGGGCCAGCACCCGGGCCAGTGCCGCGCCGATGCCCCGGGCCGCGCCGGTGACCAGCACCACCTGCCCGTCCAGCGGCCGGTCCCAGTCCACCGGTGCGCTCGCCCGCCCGGCACCGACCCGGATCACCTGCCCCGACACGTACGCCGAACGGCCGGAGAGCAGGAACCGCAGGGTCGCCTCCAGGCTGGTCCAGGTGCTCTCGTCGGCCTCCCGCGTGACGTGGACCAGTTGGGCGGTGATACCCCGGCCGAACTCCTTGCCGATGCTGCGGGTCAACCCCTCCAGGGCCCGCTGGGCGGTCGCCTCGCGCGGCGTGTCGCACTCGGCGGGCGGGGTGCCCAGCACGATCACCCGGCCGCTGGGCTGCACCGCCCGCGCCTGCGGGTGGAAGAAGTCGTGCAGTTGCCGCAGCCCGGTCGAGTCGGTGATGCCGGTGGCGTCGTAGACCAGGGCGGAGCTGGTCGGCGTACGGCCGGAGGTGGGATCCGGTGTGGCGGTGGCCGGGTCGCGCAGGGCGAGCCCGGCGGCGGCCAGGATCGTGCCGACCGGCTCGGCGAGCCGGCACCCGGTGGAGGTGCCGAGCAGGGCCGGCCCGGGGAGGATCGGCTCACCCGGCGCGTGTCGGCGAAGTCGTGGCGGATCGGGCAGCCCGAGGCGCTTGACCAGTACCCGGCCGGCACCCGACTGGACAAAACTCGCGTACCTGTCGGTCATAGGCGTAGCCTACTGGCGGGTAAGGTACGGCGACACTCCTGAGGAGGCGGATCGTGCAGAAGGTTCGACGGGTCGCGGTCATCGGCGGCAACCGGATCCC from Micromonospora craniellae encodes the following:
- a CDS encoding serine/threonine protein kinase, translating into MRTDEAIHLVTAARDDHDLFGADAPERRYRELVAALHPDRLDRAAPGVRAEATEAFVRVTTRWRARRMTVLHGYRCGAPAHSGDLADLYDVGADRLLKLPREASDNDLMIREQRALRRIADHGDPRWLPYVPRLVDTFAHRDPATGAERQVTVLATAPGLRSLVDVRRAYPGGLDARDVAWMWRRLLVALGLAHRAGVVHGAVLPPHVLIEPDAHGVVLVDWCFATEPGGVVPALVPDHQEWYPAEVTERRPCGPGTDVAMAARCMTWLMGHHAPDELLAFAAGCRQRSLSNRPDDAWRLLAELDEVLHRLYGPRTFRPFTLNP
- a CDS encoding NUDIX hydrolase yields the protein MNEQDFLASYDPRAYPAVAVTADVVALTIRDNALHLLLIRRAEPPYAGHWALPGGFVRPDEDLTTAARRELAEETGLGGDRLRRVHVEQLASYGAPERDPRMRIVSVAHLAFAPDLPDATAGTDADEADWVPVAELPGRELAFDHRRIVDDGLERARSKLEYTPLATRFLAPEFTIGELRAVYETVWGHPLHAGNFHRKVLSVPGFVESTGANTERGGSRGGPRARLYRAGDARLLHPALLRPAREETVR
- a CDS encoding 3-oxoacyl-ACP reductase codes for the protein MTDRYASFVQSGAGRVLVKRLGLPDPPRLRRHAPGEPILPGPALLGTSTGCRLAEPVGTILAAAGLALRDPATATPDPTSGRTPTSSALVYDATGITDSTGLRQLHDFFHPQARAVQPSGRVIVLGTPPAECDTPREATAQRALEGLTRSIGKEFGRGITAQLVHVTREADESTWTSLEATLRFLLSGRSAYVSGQVIRVGAGRASAPVDWDRPLDGQVVLVTGAARGIGAALARVLARDGATVVALDVPAAGDALAGVANEIGGSAVQLDLTAADAPARLADHLAERHGRVDVVVHNAGITRDKTLGRMDADRWNQVIDVNLSSQERINDVLLDRGLIPDGGRIVGVSSIAGIAGNRGQTNYAASKAGVIGLVDALAPALRDRGISVNAVAPGFIETRLTARIPLVLREAGRRMNSLSQGGLPVDVAETIGWLAWPASGAVSGNVVRVCGQSLLGA
- a CDS encoding MaoC/PaaZ C-terminal domain-containing protein, with the translated sequence MATQRERVTLPALPAAGPLYRRALLGAMPGRGGQRTDEVPAVELAVDQVAVDPDRLADYDRVCGYRLADRLPATFPHVVGFPLALRLITAPEFPIPLTGVVHVANRITVHRPVTVADRLDFTTWAENLRPHDRGRQVDVVLVGSVDGDEVWRGVSTYLGRQRTPGGGERRDRGDRPAPPAASARWRVEPRVGTDYARVSGDHNPIHTSRLGARLFGFPRPIAHGMWSKARCLAALENRLPEAYTVDVAFKLPVPLPGTVAFSDTAAGAGWDFALHDQRGRPHLVGTIR